CTCTGCTTCAGCGGCAGGACGGAGTCGGTCGAGGCGTCCCTGGCCGTTACCCGAATGGTGTTGATGCCGGGCGAATCGGCCGCCAGCCCGCCCAGTGCGCTGAACCGGGGGATGAGCGTGATCGAGACCGTGCCGCCGGGCGCGAGCGGCCCGCCTGCGTCGCAGGCCAGGGCCGAAACCGCCAGCAAGAACACGAGTAGGCGCGGCAAGATGCGCTTTTCCATGGCGCTCGCACGGCGAAGAGGTTGCCGGGGCAAAAATATGCGAAGTCGAGGCTTTAAAAGGCGTGACCGTGCCAATATAGGCGGGCGTCCCGGCCGGCGTCAATGCAGACGATGCGGCGCATCCCGCCTACACCACGCGCCCCGGGCTGGCCGCCAGGACTTGCCCTGAACCCCTCGGCGCAGACTGCCTGAGGGGAGCCTCGAAGGGCTCGGGATAAACCCCGCCGAAGGGCGCCTGGGCAGGGGGACGCGCGTACTGCAGGCGCGCCGGCTACTGCGTTGGGCTGCTCCACATGCGCGCTGGGCTGTCCAGATCCGCCGCCCGAGCGGCTCCGGGCCTAGCGGCCGGTCACGTCACGGGCCTCTTCGAAGCGCCGCGCCACCACGTCCCAGTTGACCACGTTCCACCAGGCCTGCACGTAGTCAGGGCGCCGGTTCTGATACTTCAGGTAGTAGGCGTGCTCCCATACGTCCAGGCCCAGCACCGGGAGCTGCCCGTCCATGAGCGGGCTGTCCTGATTGGCCGTGGACAGGACCTTCGGCTTGCCCACGCCGTCCAGCACCAGCCACGCCCAGCCCGAGCCGAAGCGCCCCAGCGCCGCCTTGCTCACCTGGTCGCGGAAATTGTCGAAGGAGCCGAACGCCTCGTCCAGTGCGCGCGCCAGGGCGCCGGCCGGCTCCTTGCCGCCACCAGGAGTCATGATCTCCCAGAAGAGGTTGTGGTTGACGTAGCCGCCGCCATTGTTCCGTACCGCCGTGCGAATGTCCTCTGGCACCTTGCTCATGTCGCGCAAGAGCGCCTCCGCTTCCTGCCCCTGCAGCTCCGCGTGCTTCTCCAGCGCGGCATTCAGGTTGGTGGTGTAGGTACCGTGGTGCTTGCTGTGGTGGATCTCCATGGTTCGCGCATCGATGTGCGGCTCGAGGGCGTCGTAGGGGTAGCCCAGCTCCGGCAGCTTGAACGGATAAGCCATGTGCACCTCCCTTTTTTAGGCCCCGCCCCGGGGCCGTGCCCGTGTGTCCTCCAATGGCCAGTCTCCACGCCGCAGTCCGCCGGCAAAAAAGCCCGCCGGCTGACCCCGCGGCGGGCATCGCCCGTATTCTAACGTCTGGACGACGCCGCGTCGATGCGGCGGCCAATGCTCGCTTGCGGCACCGGGCGCCGCGGCTCAGATTCGCGCCCGTGATCGACCTGCGCAGCGACACCGTGACGCGCCCCACGCCCGCCATGCGCGAGGCCATTGCCCGCGCCGAGGTAGGCGACGACGCACTGGGCGACGACCCGACCGTCGCCCGGCTCCAGGCCCGGGTCGCCGAGCTGCTGGGCAAGGAATCCGCACTCTTCTTCCCCAGCGGCGTCATGGCCAATGAAGCTGCACTGCTGGTCCTCGCCCCGCCGGCGACCGAGGTGGTGGTGGAGGCGAACTGTCACCTGGTGGATTGGGAGGATGGCGCGCCCGCACAATGGGCCGGCGTGCAGCTCCGGCCGGTGGCGACGCCGGACGGGATGCTCACCCCCGAGCTCGTCTCTCTGGCGATCCGGCCGGCCAGCCGCTACCAGATCCGCACCTCGCTGATCTGCCTCGAGAACACCCACAACGCGGCCGGCGGTCGCATCCTGTCCCCGGACGCCATGCGCGCGATCCGGCAGGTCGCCGGGCAGCACGGGCTGCCCGTCTACCTGGACGGCTCGCGCCTGTGGAATGCCAGCGCGGCGAGCGGCGTGCCAGAGGCCGAATACGCCGCCCAG
This sequence is a window from Gemmatimonadota bacterium. Protein-coding genes within it:
- a CDS encoding superoxide dismutase produces the protein MAYPFKLPELGYPYDALEPHIDARTMEIHHSKHHGTYTTNLNAALEKHAELQGQEAEALLRDMSKVPEDIRTAVRNNGGGYVNHNLFWEIMTPGGGKEPAGALARALDEAFGSFDNFRDQVSKAALGRFGSGWAWLVLDGVGKPKVLSTANQDSPLMDGQLPVLGLDVWEHAYYLKYQNRRPDYVQAWWNVVNWDVVARRFEEARDVTGR
- a CDS encoding threonine aldolase family protein, whose product is MASLHAAVRRQKSPPADPAAGIARILTSGRRRVDAAANARLRHRAPRLRFAPVIDLRSDTVTRPTPAMREAIARAEVGDDALGDDPTVARLQARVAELLGKESALFFPSGVMANEAALLVLAPPATEVVVEANCHLVDWEDGAPAQWAGVQLRPVATPDGMLTPELVSLAIRPASRYQIRTSLICLENTHNAAGGRILSPDAMRAIRQVAGQHGLPVYLDGSRLWNASAASGVPEAEYAAQADLLMVTLSKGLGCPAGSLLAGPAELIERAWRVRRRLGGGMRQVGLLAAAGLYALEHHRARLHQDHERARLLGRLAGELPGIRVVPPETNIVMLDLLREKPEAGSIVERLREHGVLLTAFTSRRLRAVTHLDVDDAAVHAAAAALREVLQAS